A single region of the Raphanus sativus cultivar WK10039 chromosome 1, ASM80110v3, whole genome shotgun sequence genome encodes:
- the LOC108833828 gene encoding phospholipase D beta 1 yields MENYGSRYPYPYPQYPYPAYPYPPAAPYRPPPGSEQYPPPPPPPYYPYPPPPPPTYANPPPPPYATPPPPLHQHASGSHSGPLDYPPQSSSSSSPEYHRHSFDYQPSPYPSPYPAHPQATYAPHYPYQEPPQYPPPETKPQDPPPPSKTQAYPEYRRQDCLTSVPQDNVSSSASSYPPVDELLGDLRLSDKPHLSSYPSNSWQPRPPELYGYPNSSFPSNSHLPILDRVDSSSSPYPSSESPHAVDMRMTLFGKGSLKVLLLHGNFDIWIYHAKNLPNMDMFHKTLGDVFGGQLNRKITSDPYVSVSVAGAVIGRTYVMSNSENPVWMQHFYVPVAHHAAEVHFVVKDSDVVGSQLIGLVTIPVEQIYSGAKIEGTFPILSSNGKPCKPGANLSLSIQYTPMERLSVYHHGVGAGPDYQGVPGTYFPLRKGGTVTLYQDAHVPEGMLPGIRLDNGMSYQHGKCWHDMFDAIRQARRLIYITGWSVWHKVRLVRDKVGPASACTLGELLRSKSQEGVRVLLLVWDDPTSRSILGYKTDGVMATHDEETRRFFKHSSVQVLLCPRNAGKRHSWVKQREVGTIYTHHQKNVIVDADAGGNRRKIVAFVGGLDLCDGRYDTPQHPLFRTLQTIHKDDFHNPTFTGNLSGCPREPWHDLHSKIDGPAAYDVLTNFEERWLKAAKPSGIKKFKTSYDDALLRIDRIPDIVGVSDTPTISENDPEAWHVQIFRSIDSNSVKGFPKDPKDATCKNLVCGKNVLIDMSIHTAYVKAIRAAQHFIYIENQYFIGSSYNWNAHKDIGANNLIPMEIALKIAEKIRANERFAAYIVIPMWPEGVPTGAATQRILYWQHKTMQMMYETIYKALVETGLEGAFSPQDYLNFFCLGNREMVDGIDNSGTGSPSNANTPQALSRKSRRFMIYVHSKGMVVDDEYVVIGSANINQRSMEGTRDTEIAMGAYQPQHTWARKQSGPRGQIYGYRMSLWAEHMATLDDCFTQPESIECVRKVRTMGERNWEQFAAEEVSDMRGHLLKYPVEVDRKGKVRPLPGSEAFPDVGGNIVGSFIAIQENLTI; encoded by the exons ATGGAGAATTATGGATCACGTTATCCGTACCCTTATCCGCAGTACCCATACCCGGCTTACCCATACCCACCAGCAGCTCCTTACAGACCACCTCCCGGTTCAGAGCAATaccctcctccacctccaccaccttATTACCCTTaccctcctccacctccacctaCTTACGCaaatccaccaccaccaccatatgcTACGCCTCCTCCTCCACTTCATCAGCACGCTTCAGGCTCTCATTCTGGCCCATTGGACTACCCTCCACAatcctcctcctcatcatctCCTGAGTATCACCGCCATTCTTTCGACTACCAACCTTCTCCTTACCCTTCTCCTTATCCTGCTCATCCCCAGGCCACCTATGCTCCTCACTATCCCTATCAAGAGCCTCCCCAATATCCTCCTCCTGAAACTAAACCCCAAGATCCTCCCCCTCCCTCTAAAACTCAAGCCTATCCAGAATATCGTAGGCAAGACTGTCTCACCTCTGTGCCTCAAGACAATGTTAGCAGTTCTGCTTCCTCTTATCCTCCCGTTGATGAACTTCTTGGTGACCTTCGCCTTTCTGACAAGCCACATTTGTCTTCCTACCCTTCCAACTCCTGGCAACCCCGTCCTCCTGAATTGTATGGTTACCCTAACAGCTCCTTCCCTAGCAACTCTCATCTCCCTATCTTAGACCGTGTTGattcctcttcttctccctATCCTTCTTCTGAATCCCCTCATGCCGTCGACATGCGTATGACCCTCTTTGGTAAAGGTTCCTTGAAGGTCCTTTTGCTCCATGGTAATTttgatatctggatctatcatgcCAAAAACCTCCCTAACATGGACATGTTCCATAAGACTCTCGGTGACGTTTTCGGAGGCCAGCTCAACCGCAAAATTACCAGTGATCCTTACGTTTCTGTTTCTGTCGCTGGTGCTGTTATTGGAAGAACTTATGTTATGAGCAACAGTGAAAACCCTGTCTGGATGCAGCATTTTTATGTTCCCGTTGCTCATCATGCTGCTGAAGTTCATTTTGTTGTTAAAGACAGCGATGTTGTTGGTTCTCAGCTTATAGGTTTGGTTACAATTCCTGTCGAACAGATCTACTCTGGCGCCAAAATTGAAGGCACTTTTCCTATTCTAAGCAGTAACGGCAAGCCTTGTAAACCTGGTGCTAATTTATCACTATCCATCCAGTATACTCCTATGGAGAGACTTAGTGTTTATCATCATGGTGTTGGAGCAGGTCCTGACTACCAGGGCGTCCCTGGAACTTATTTTCCGCTTAGAAAAGGCGGAACTGTGACCTTGTACCAAGATGCGCATGTCCCTGAAGGTATGCTCCCTGGTATCAGACTAGACAATGGTATGTCTTACCAACATGGCAAGTGTTGGCATGATATGTTTGATGCCATACGCCAGGCCAGGCGTTTGATTTATATCACTGGTTGGTCAGTCTGGCACAAAGTTAGGCTGGTTCGGGATAAAGTGGGTCCCGCCTCAGCATGTACTCTTGGTGAGCTCTTAAGATCAAAGTCCCAAGAAGGTGTTAGAGTCCTGCTTTTAGTTTGGGATGATCCAACTTCACGTAGCATCTTGGGTTATAAAACA GATGGTGTTATGGCCACCCATGATGAGGAGACACGCCGTTTCTTCAAGCACTCCTCAGTTCAAGTCCTGCTCTGCCCCCGTAATGCTGGAAAGCGACATAGTTGGGTCAAGCAGAGG GAAGTTGGGACAATCTATACACACCACCAAAAAAACGTAATAGTGGATGCAGATGCTGGTGGTAACAGAAGGAAAATTGTAGCTTTCGTCGGTGGGCTTGATCTGTGTGATGGCCGATATGACACTCCTCAACATCCATTGTTTAGGACACTACAAACAATTCATAAAGATGATTTTCACAACCCCACCTTCACG GGAAACCTTTCTGGATGTCCAAGAGAGCCGTGGCATGACTTGCACAGTAAGATTGATGGCCCGGCTGCGTATGATGTGCTAACCAACTTCGAGGAGAGGTGGTTGAAGGCTGCGAAGCCTAGCGGGATCAAgaagtttaagacttcctatgaTGATGCGTTGTTGAGGATCGATAGGATTCCAGATATAGTAGGAGTTTCTGATACCCCTACTATTAGCGAGAACGATCCTGAGGCTTGGCATGTTCAG ATTTTCCGTTCAATCGATTCAAATTCTGTAAAAGGTTTTCCAAAGGATCCAAAAGATGCTACATGCAAG AACTTGGTGTGTGGGAAGAACGTGCTCATTGATATGAGCATACACACAGCGTATGTCAAGGCCATTCGTGCAGCCCAACACTTCATATATATTGAGAATCAGTATTTCATCGGGTCTTCCTACAACTGGAATGCGCACAAGGACATAG GTGCTAATAATTTGATTCCTATGGAAATTGCGTTGAAGATAGCTGAAAAGATCAGGGCAAATGAACGCTTTGCTGCATATATTGTCATTCCAATGTGGCCAGAAGGTGTTCCAACTGGTGCTGCTACCCAGAGGATTCTGTACTGGCAG CACAAGACAATGCAGATGATGTATGAGACGATCTACAAGGCGTTAGTGGAGACCGGACTTGAGGGAGCATTCTCCCCACAAGATTACCTCAATTTCTTCTGTCTTGGCAACAGAGAAATGGTGGATGGAATCGATAACTCGGGAACAGGAAGTCCGAGCAACGCAAACACTCCTCAG GCATTGAGTCGGAAAAGCAGAAGATTTATGATCTATGTTCACTCGAAAGGGATGGTCGTAGATGATGAATACGTAGTAATTGGATCGGCAAATATAAACCAACGATCAATGGAAGGCACAAGAGATACAGAGATTGCAATGGGAGCATATCAACCACAGCATACATGGGCAAGGAAACAATCTGGTCCAAGGGGTCAG ATATATGGATACAGAATGTCGCTGTGGGCAGAGCATATGGCAACGTTAGATGACTGCTTCACGCAACCAGAGAGTATAGAATGTGTAAGGAAAGTGAGAACAATGGGGGAGAGGAACTGGGAACAGTTTGCAGCTGAAGAAGTCTCAGACATGAGAGGACATCTGTTAAAGTATCCAGTGGAAGTGGATCGGAAAGGCAAAGTCCGACCATTACCTGGGAGTGAGGCGTTCCCGGACGTGGGAGGTAACATTGTCGGATCGTTCATAGCCATCCAGGAGAATCTAACCATTTGA
- the LOC108811498 gene encoding uncharacterized protein LOC108811498 isoform X1, producing MVTFDLNLIPEDEEEMDPIKCLPFCKAVGFRFQPTDQELILGYLQPYSEGKALPKNKIHHQNIYGFHPVQLYYQPKVVSGIPVQDGKMCFSAKAVIGKKQHFTFFNGKLLNGKPHTQRRQNNVAYGDAKKSTTTPLMEVDSSIDIVNSSSNTKEEQKRHCVLSRIYKSDPVENQTEDYALLIKQQQEMAIKDEEFWQEMRNEKEQ from the exons ATGGTGACTTTCGATCTCAATCTCATaccagaagatgaagaagagatgGATCCAATCAAATGCTTACCTTTCTGCAAAGCTGTTGGTTTCAGATTCCAACCTACAGATCAAGAGCTAATTCTTGGCTATCTCCAACCCTATTCAGAAGGAAAAGCTTTACCAAAGAACAAGATTCATCACCAGAACATCTATGGCTTCCACCCAGTTCAATTATATTATCAG CCCAAGGTGGTTTCTGGCATTCCAGTACAGGACGGAAAGATGTGTTTCTCGGCAAAGGCTGTGATAGGGAAAAAGCAACATTTCACTTTTTTCAACGGGAAACTCCTCAACGGCAAGCCACACACCCAAAGACGGCAAAACAACGTGGCTTATGGGGATGCCAAAAAGTCAACTACCACG CCGCTGATGGAAGTTGATTCAAGCATAGACATTGTTAACTCAAGCAGCAATACTAAGGAGGAGCAAAAG AGGCATTGTGTATTGTCAAGGATTTATAAGTCTGACCCTGTCGAAAACCAAACTGAGGATTATGCGTTACTCATAAAGCAACAACAAGAGATGGCCATCAAAGATGAGGAGTTTTGGCAAGAGATGCGCAATGAGAAAGAACAGTGA
- the LOC108811498 gene encoding uncharacterized protein LOC108811498 isoform X2 yields MASTQFNYIISELRETFYSSQVVILLKGFQEQPKVVSGIPVQDGKMCFSAKAVIGKKQHFTFFNGKLLNGKPHTQRRQNNVAYGDAKKSTTTPLMEVDSSIDIVNSSSNTKEEQKRHCVLSRIYKSDPVENQTEDYALLIKQQQEMAIKDEEFWQEMRNEKEQ; encoded by the exons ATGGCTTCCACCCAGTTCAATTATATTATCAG TGAACTTCGAGAGACCTTTTATTCTTCTCAAGTCGTAATACTTCTGAAAGGGTTTCAAGAACAGCCCAAGGTGGTTTCTGGCATTCCAGTACAGGACGGAAAGATGTGTTTCTCGGCAAAGGCTGTGATAGGGAAAAAGCAACATTTCACTTTTTTCAACGGGAAACTCCTCAACGGCAAGCCACACACCCAAAGACGGCAAAACAACGTGGCTTATGGGGATGCCAAAAAGTCAACTACCACG CCGCTGATGGAAGTTGATTCAAGCATAGACATTGTTAACTCAAGCAGCAATACTAAGGAGGAGCAAAAG AGGCATTGTGTATTGTCAAGGATTTATAAGTCTGACCCTGTCGAAAACCAAACTGAGGATTATGCGTTACTCATAAAGCAACAACAAGAGATGGCCATCAAAGATGAGGAGTTTTGGCAAGAGATGCGCAATGAGAAAGAACAGTGA
- the LOC130507976 gene encoding pentatricopeptide repeat-containing protein At1g01970-like: protein MGFYSSSAVLNSAFFPCVSSGSLYFSPRRRRTPFFFVQESLLRRRFCCKCTTIVEKSPRRFNWVDLNHHHHHITEEQEEAISRIPVNMSKRCQALMKQIIICFSEKEDSFCCDDMLAAWVKRMKPIRADWLSLLKHLNTLDSPFYIKVAEYALLEDSFEANPRDYTKIIHYYGKLNQIQDAENTLVAMKNRGFLIDQVTLTAMLQSYSKAGYHRLAQDTFNHVKLLGEPLDYRSYGSMIMAYIRAGTPEKGEALLREMDSLDICAGREVYKALLRSYSMSGDPQGSKRVFDALQIAGVTPDAKLCGLLINAYSVSGQSQNARLAFENMRKAGIKATDKCVALVLSAYEMEEKLNEALGFLVELEKDSIVVGKEASAVLARWFKKLGVVEEVELLLREFSSHNTV from the exons ATGGGATTTTATAGCAGTAGTGCAGTGTTGAACTCCGCCTTCTTCCCCTGTGTTAGTAGTGGAAGCCTCTACTTTagtccaagaagaagaagaaccccATTCTTCTTTGTACAAGAATCTCTTCTTCGTCGTCGTTTTTGTTGCAAATGCACTACGATCGTTGAAAAGAGCCCTAGAAGATTCAATTGGGTTGAtctgaatcatcatcatcatcatattaCAGAAGAACAAGAGGAGGCAATTAGTCGAATTCCTGTTAACATGTCTAAACGATGTCAAGCGCTTATGAAGCAGATAATAATTTGCTTCTCGGAAAAGGAGGATAGCTTTTGCTGCGATGATATGTTGGCTGCTTGGGTTAAGCGGATGAAACCCATTCGAGCTGACTGGCTTTCCCTTCTTAAACACCTCAACACTCTTGACTCTCCCTTTTATATCAAG GTGGCTGAATATGCGCTGCTCGAGGATTCCTTTGAAGCCAACCCCCGTGATTATACCAAGATCATCCATTACTATGGGAAACTTAACCAAATTCAAGACGCTGAGAATACTCTTGTTGCTATGAAAAACCGTGGCTTTCTCATTGATCAAGTCACCTTAACTGCCATGCTTCAGTCGTACAGCAAGGCAGGCTATCACCGCTTGGCCCAAGACACTTTCAACCATGTCAAATTGCTTGGGGAACCACTCGACTATCGTTCCTACGGTTCCATGATTATGGCCTACATTAGAGCTGGCACTCCCGAGAAAGGAGAGGCTTTGCTCCGAGAAATGGACTCCCTAGATATCTGTGCCGGGAGAGAGGTTTACAAGGCCTTGTTGAGATCCTACTCTATGTCTGGAGATCCCCAAGGATCCAAGCGTGTTTTTGATGCTCTTCAAATCGCCGGGGTCACTCCTGATGCAAAGCTATGTGGACTGCTCATCAACGCATACAGTGTCTCGGGTCAGAGCCAGAATGCTCGTTTGGCTTTTGAGAATATGAGAAAAGCCGGAATCAAAGCTACTGACAAGTGTGTGGCTCTTGTGTTGTCTGCTTATGAAATGGAAGAAAAGCTGAATGAAGCGTTAGGGTTCTTAGTTGAGCTCGAGAAAGACTCGATCGTGGTTGGTAAAGAAGCTTCTGCTGTGTTGGCTCGGTGGTTTAAGAAACTCGGTGTTGTTGAAGAGGTCGAGTTACTTCTCAGGGAATTTTCATCCCACAATACCGTCTGA
- the LOC108811478 gene encoding pentatricopeptide repeat-containing protein At1g01970, producing MMGFYSSNSVLNSAFSPCVSSGSLYFSRRIRRRTPFFFVQESPLRFCRKCTTTMVLVDKEEKGPNWVDLNHHHHHHHITEEQEEAISRIPVNMSKRCQALMKQIIICFSEKDSFCCDDMLAAWVKRMKPIRADWLSLLKHLNTLDSPFYIKVAEYALLEDSFEANPRDYTKIIHYYGKLNQIQDAENTLVAMKNRGFLIDQVTLTAMLQSYSKAGYHRLAQDTFNHVKLLGEPLDYRSYGSMIMAYIRAGTPEKGEALLREMDSLDICAGREVYKALLRSYSMSGDPQGSKRVFDALQIAGVTPDAKLCGLLINAYSVSGQSQNARLAFENMRKAGIKATDKCVALVLSAYEMEEKLNEALGFLVELEKDSIVVGKEASAVLARWFKKLGVVEEVELLLREFSSHNTV from the exons ATGATGGGATTTTATAGCAGTAATTCAGTGTTGAACTCCGCCTTCTCCCCATGTGTTAGTAGTGGAAGCCTCTACTTTAGtcgaagaataagaagaagaacccCATTCTTCTTTGTACAAGAATCTCCTCTTCGTTTTTGTCGCAAATGCACTACTACGATGGTGCTTGTAGACAAGGAAGAAAAGGGCCCCAATTGGGTTGAtctgaatcatcatcatcatcatcatcatattaCAGAAGAACAAGAGGAGGCAATTAGTCGAATTCCTGTTAACATGTCTAAACGATGTCAAGCGCTTATGAAGCAGATAATAATTTGCTTCTCGGAGAAGGATAGCTTTTGCTGCGATGATATGTTGGCTGCTTGGGTTAAGCGGATGAAACCCATTCGAGCTGACTGGCTTTCCCTTCTTAAACACCTCAACACTCTTGACTCTCCCTTTTATATCAAG GTGGCTGAATATGCGCTGCTCGAGGATTCCTTTGAAGCCAACCCCCGTGATTATACCAAGATCATCCATTACTATGGGAAACTTAACCAAATTCAAGACGCTGAGAATACTCTTGTTGCTATGAAAAACCGTGGCTTTCTCATTGATCAAGTCACCTTAACTGCCATGCTTCAGTCGTACAGCAAGGCAGGCTATCACCGCTTGGCCCAAGACACTTTCAACCATGTCAAATTGCTTGGGGAACCACTCGACTATCGTTCCTACGGTTCCATGATTATGGCCTACATTAGAGCTGGCACTCCCGAGAAAGGAGAGGCTTTGCTCCGAGAAATGGACTCCCTAGATATCTGTGCCGGGAGAGAGGTTTACAAGGCCTTGTTGAGATCCTACTCTATGTCTGGAGATCCCCAAGGATCCAAGCGTGTTTTTGATGCTCTTCAAATCGCCGGGGTCACTCCTGATGCAAAGCTATGTGGACTGCTCATCAACGCATACAGTGTCTCGGGTCAGAGCCAGAATGCTCGTTTGGCTTTTGAGAATATGAGAAAAGCCGGAATCAAAGCTACTGACAAGTGTGTGGCTCTTGTGTTGTCTGCTTATGAAATGGAAGAAAAGCTGAATGAAGCGTTAGGGTTCTTAGTTGAGCTCGAGAAAGACTCGATCGTGGTTGGTAAAGAAGCTTCTGCTGTGTTGGCTCGGTGGTTTAAGAAACTCGGTGTTGTTGAAGAGGTCGAGTTACTTCTCAGGGAATTTTCATCCCACAATACCGTCTGA
- the LOC130507977 gene encoding uncharacterized protein LOC130507977: MGSVVKAYCQYKMPSSSSSFHHYYRPSNPISLFAITSPSISPSDPSSPSNSNGFKIQFGGHLIVPAVAVAASAWFFLRLHRYPPIITAPVDLELEEEGAVKELPLKHKPGGHVKALHFYKTKPGTVFKLIQVYSSDGNYESLKARIRLSAEWLERARRELEEVVERDPGRVMEYSQVVDELMDLLRDMEVYVDQCEKDKVKGYLTSCNRLLARVRKMEARILNALKHFHDDDDDDDDEPGGHN, encoded by the coding sequence aTGGGAAGCGTGGTGAAGGCGTATTGTCAGTACAAGAtgccctcctcctcctcctcctttcaCCATTATTACAGACCTTCCAACCCTATTTCTCTCTTCGCCATCACTTCTCCATCCATTTCACCCTCAGACCCTTCTTCTCCTAGTAATAGTAATGGTTTCAAAATCCAATTCGGTGGCCACTTGATCGTTCCCGCCGTGGCAGTCGCAGCTTCCGCCTGGTTCTTCCTTCGCCTCCACCGATACCCTCCAATCATCACCGCTCCAGTTGATCTAGAACTGGAGGAAGAAGGTGCGGTCAAAGAGCTACCTTTGAAGCACAAGCCCGGGGGTCATGTCAAAGCTCTCCACTTTTACAAAACCAAGCCAGGTACTGTCTTCAAACTGATTCAAGTCTACTCCTCTGATGGTAACTACGAATCCCTGAAAGCACGGATTCGCCTGTCGGCCGAGTGGCTAGAAAGGGCGAGGAGAGAGttggaggaggtggtggagagAGACCCGGGTCGGGTCATGGAGTATTCTCAGGTGGTTGACGAGCTGATGGATCTCCTGAGGGATATGGAGGTCTATGTGGATCAATGCGAGAAGGACAAGGTTAAGGGTTACCTTACCTCTTGCAATCGGTTGCTTGCCCGTGTCAGGAAAATGGAAGCTCGGATTCTCAATGCCCTCAAACACTTtcacgatgatgatgatgatgatgatgatgaaccagGAGGACACAACTAG
- the LOC108811489 gene encoding uncharacterized protein LOC108811489: MGSVVKAYCQYKMPSSSFHHYYRPSNPISLFAITSPSISPSDPSSPSNSNGFKIQFGGHLIIPAVAVAASAWFFLRLHRYPPIITAPVDLELEEEGAVKELPLKHKPGGHVKALHFYKTKPGTVFKLIQLYSSDGNYESLKARIRLSAEWLERARRELEEVVERDPGRVMEYSQVVDELMDLLRDMEVYVDQCEKDKVKGYLTSCNRLLARVRKMEARILNALKHFHDDDDDDDDETGGHN; this comes from the coding sequence aTGGGAAGCGTGGTGAAGGCGTATTGTCAGTACAAGATGCCCTCCTCCTCCTTTCACCATTATTACAGACCTTCCAACCCTATTTCTCTCTTCGCCATCACTTCTCCATCCATTTCACCCTCTGACCCTTCTTCTCCTAGTAATAGTAATGGTTTCAAAATCCAATTCGGCGGCCACTTGATCATTCCCGCCGTGGCAGTCGCAGCTTCCGCCTGGTTCTTCCTTCGCCTCCACCGATACCCTCCAATCATCACCGCTCCAGTTGATCTAGAACTGGAGGAAGAAGGTGCGGTCAAAGAGCTACCTTTGAAGCACAAGCCCGGGGGTCATGTCAAAGCTCTCCACTTTTACAAAACCAAGCCAGGTACTGTCTTCAAACTGATTCAACTCTACTCCTCTGATGGTAACTACGAATCCCTGAAAGCACGGATTCGCCTGTCGGCCGAGTGGCTAGAAAGGGCGAGGAGAGAGttggaggaggtggtggagagAGACCCGGGTCGGGTCATGGAGTATTCTCAGGTGGTTGACGAGCTGATGGATCTCCTGAGGGATATGGAGGTCTATGTGGATCAATGCGAGAAGGACAAGGTTAAGGGTTACCTTACCTCTTGCAATCGGTTGCTTGCCCGTGTCAGGAAAATGGAAGCTCGGATTCTCAATGCCCTCAAACACTTtcacgatgatgatgatgatgatgatgatgaaacagGAGGACACAACTAG
- the LOC108811578 gene encoding squamosa promoter-binding-like protein 8, with product MLDYEWDNPSVIMLSGEDRSHHHQQQQEPDPTRVLSIFDPTHTHHNQSSYNNISPPLFSSFSNQQQQLTVYGHQTNNNQFHPSFLYDPRTTTTYAPASDSMYGHPHHSALFSFDQTGPGSGSSYNFLIPKTEVDVSRPLDFTSNRIGLNLGGRTYFSAADDDFVSRLYRRSRPGHELGMGNTLSTPRCQAEGCNADLSHAKHYHRRHKVCEFHSKASTVVAAGLSQRFCQQCSRFHLLSEFDNGKRSCRKRLADHNRRRRKCHQSSSKPTPDITTNPQSPNDSGVKSSSSPSNSLPTISLECFRQKQFQTTTTPSSSTSASSSNSMFFSSG from the exons ATGTTGGACTACGAATGGGACAACCCCTCCGTGATTATGTTATCCGGAGAAGATCGAAGCCATcatcatcagcagcagcagGAGCCTGACCCAACCCGAGTCTTGTCCATTTTCGACCCGACCCATACCCATCATAATCAGTCCTCTTACAACAACATTTCTCCACCTCTATTTTCTTCATTCTCAAACCAACAACAACAGTTGACCGTCTACGGTCATCAGACCAACAACAACCAGTTTCATCCCTCCTTCCTCTACGACCCACGCACCACCACCACTTACGCCCCCGCATCCGATTCAATGTACGGCCATCCCCACCACTCAGCCTTATTCTCCTTTGACCAGACAGGGCCAGGATCCGGATCTTCTTACAACTTCCTCATCCCCAAGACCGAAGTCGACGTCTCTCGTCCGCTTGATTTCACTTCCAACAGAATCGGTTTGAATCTGGGAGGGCGGACATACTTCTCTGCGGCTGACGACGATTTCGTGAGCAGGCTGTACAGGCGGTCCCGACCTGGTCATGAGTTGGGAATGGGGAACACGCTGAGCACTCCAAGGTGCCAAGCGGAGGGATGCAACGCGGATCTGAGCCACGCCAAACATTATCACCGTCGCCACAAAGTGTGTGAATTCCACTCAAAAGCTTCAACGGTTGTGGCCGCTGGGCTTAGCCAGCGCTTTTGCCAGCAGTGCAGCAG GTTCCATTTGCTGTCGGAATTCGACAACGGGAAACGGAGCTGCCGTAAGCGACTTGCTGACCATAATCGTCGGCGCCGTAAATGTCACCAGTCATCCTCCAAACCCACTCCGGATATTACCACCAATCCAC AGTCACCGAACGATTCGGGTGTAAAGTCTTCGTCGTCGCCATCCAACTCGCTTCCTACAATTTCACTGGAATGTTTCCGTCAAAAGCAGTtccaaacaacaacaacaccatCCTCTTCCACGTCAGCATCTTCCTCTAATTCAATGTTTTTCTCGAGTGGCTAG